In the genome of Raphanus sativus cultivar WK10039 chromosome 4, ASM80110v3, whole genome shotgun sequence, one region contains:
- the LOC108812767 gene encoding C2 and GRAM domain-containing protein At1g03370, whose product MKLQVRVVEARNLPAMDLNGFSDPYVRLQLGKHRSRTKVVKKNLNPKWGDDFTFRVDDLKDELVVSVLDEDKYFNDDFVGQVRVPVSQVFDAENQSLGSVWYPLLPKKKGSSKKDCGEILLGIGFSQKNSVVDLNLIADASRTSDAGLETSADPSSTCASPCRSEDAASSSKDSQKSSLAGRIAQIFQKNATDAAVTAPTPSISRSIDASEPSSSEVSRSIFSLELSEDESSPASFEEVIKAMESRDQGNETPGNLPGGILVDQLFMITPSDLNTVLFAPDSSFYTSLTELQGTTEVQIGPWKLENEGESVKRVVSYLKAATKLIKAVKGTEEQTYLKADGEVYSVIAIVSTPDVPFGSTFKVEVLYCISPGPELPSGEQCSRLVISWRLNFLQSTMMKGMIENGARQGLKDSFEQYATLLAQNVKPVDSKDIGVNKEQALSSLQAEPQSDWKLAVQYFANFTVFSTFLIGVYVFVHIMLSLPSAIQGLEFSGLDLPDSVGEFVVSGVLVLQCERVLQLISRFMQARKQKGSDHGIKAHGDGWLLTVALIEGVDLAAVDPSGHCDPYIVFTSNGKTRTSSIKFQKSHPQWNEIFEFDAMADPPSVLNIEVYDFDGPFDEAVSLGHAEINFVRSNISDLADVWIPLQGKLAQACQSKLHLRVFLDHTGGGDVVRDYLTKMEKEVGKKINVRSPQTNSAFQKLFGLPQEEFLINDFTCHLKRKMPLQGRLFLSARIVGFYASLFGNKTKFFFLWEDIEDIQVLPPTLASMGSPTVVMTLRPGRGKDAQIGAKTHDEEGRLKFHFHSFVSFNVAQKTIMALWKAKSLTPEQKVQAVEEESEQKLQSEESGSFLGIDDVRFSEVYSLTLSVPVSFFMELFGGGELDRKAMERACCQSYSCSPWESEKADVYERQTYYRDKRISRYRGEVTSTQQKSLVPDKNGWLVEEVMTLHGVPLGDYFNLHLRYQMEEVASKPNSTYVRVYFGIEWLKSSRHQKRVTKNILVNLQDRLKMVFGFLEKEYSSRQDNSSK is encoded by the exons ATGAAGCTCCAGGTCAGAGTCGTTGAAGCTAGGAACCTTCCCGCCATGGATCTCAACGGCTTCAGCGATCCTTACGTCAGGCTGCAGCTCGGCAAACACAGGTCGAGGACCAAAGTAGTTAAGAAGAACTTGAACCCCAAATGGGGCGACGACTTCACCTTCCGCGTTGACGATTTGAAAGACGAGCTCGTCGTCTCTGTTCTCGACGAGGATAAGTACTTCAACGACGACTTCGTCGGCCAGGTTCGTGTCCCCGTTTCCCAGGTCTTCGATGCCGAGAATCAGTCTCTTGGCAGTGTTTGGTATCCTCTTCTCCCCAAGAAGAAAGGCTCCTCCAAGAAAGATTGTG GTGAAATACTTCTAGGGATAGGGTTCAGTCAGAAGAACTCTGTTGTTGATTTGAACCTTATTGCGGATGCTTCGAGGACCTCTGATGCGGGGTTGGAGACTTCTGCTGATCCTTCTTCCACTTGTGCCTCTCCTTGTAGATCCGAAGACGCTGCTTCTTCTTCCAAGGACTCGCAGAAGTCATCATTGGCTGGTCGAATCGCTCAGATTTTTCAGAAGAATGCTACTGATGCTGCTGTAACAGCGCCTACACCGTCTATTAGTAGGAGCATTGACGCTTCTGAGCCATCATCATCTGAGGTCTCTAGATCGATCTTCTCCCTCGAGCTCTCTGAAGATGAGTCGTCTCCTGCTTCCTTTGAGGAAGTTATCAAGGCTATGGAGTCGAGAGATCAGGGGAATGAGACTCCTGGTAATCTACCAGGCGGGATCCTTGTTGACCAGTTGTTTATGATTACTCCATCGGATCTTAACACTGTTCTTTTCGCACCGGATTCGAGTTTCTATACGTCCTTGACTGAGTTGCAAGGGACCACGGAGGTTCAGATAGGACCGTGGAAGCTTGAAAACGAAGGGGAGAGTGTTAAGCGTGTTGTGAGTTATCTCAAGGCTGCGACTAAACTTATTAAGGCTGTCAAAGGTACAGAGGAGCAGACGTATCTCAAAGCGGATGGAGAGGTTTACTCTGTTATAGCGATTGTTTCCACTCCGGATGTGCCGTTCGGAAGTACCTTCAAGGTTGAAGTGCTTTACTGCATCTCTCCTGGCCCTGAGCTGCCTTCTGGGGAGCAGTGTTCCCGTTTGGTGATTTCATGGAGATTGAATTTTCTTCAGAGCACCATGATGAAAGGTATGATAGAGAATGGAGCGAGGCAAGGTTTAAAAGACAGCTTCGAACAGTACGCAACCTTGTTGGCTCAAAATGTAAAGCCTGTGGATTCAAAGGACATAGGGGTGAACAAAGAGCAAGCTCTGTCTTCCTTGCAAGCTGAACCCCAATCTGACTGGAAGTTGGCAGTACAATATTTCGCCAACTTCACTGTGTTTTCCACTTTCTTGATTGGTGTGTATGTGTTTGTACATATTATGCTGTCCTTACCTAGTGCAATCCAAGGGCTCGAGTTTAGTGGCCTTGATTTGCCGGATTCAGTTGGAGAGTTTGTTGTTAGTGGGGTTCTCGTTCTCCAGTGCGAAAGAGTATTGCAGTTGATTTCACGTTTCATGCAAGCAAGAAAACAGAAAg GCAGTGATCATGGCATCAAAGCTCATGGAGATGGTTGGTTGCTAACTGTTGCTCTAATAGAAGGGGTCGATCTAGCAGCTGTAGATCCAAGCGGGCATTGTGATCCGTATATTGTATTTACTTCCAATGGGAAGACGAGAACCAGCTCCATCAAGTTCCAGAAATCTCATCCTCAGTGGAATG aAATATTTGAATTTGATGCGATGGCTGATCCTCCTTCTGTACTGAATATTGAGGTTTACGATTTCGACGGACCTTTCGACGAGGCTGTTTCATTGGGACATGCTGAGATAAACTTTGTGAGGTCTAATATATCTGATCTAGCTGATGTGTGGATTCCACTTCAAGGGAAACTCGCTCAGGCTTGTCAGTCCAAACTGCACTTGAGGGTTTTCTTGGATCATACAGGAGGTGGAGATGTTGTTAGAGACTATTTAACTAAGATGGAGAAAGAAGTGGGCAAGAAG ATTAATGTGCGGTCTCCTCAAACAAACTCAGCCTTTCAGAAGCTGTTTGGTCTCCCACAAGAAGAATTTTTGATTAATGACTTCACATGCCACTTAAAGAGGAAAATGCCTTTGCAG GGTCGTCTTTTCCTGTCTGCAAGAATAGTTGGCTTTTATGCAAGCCTGTTTGGTAACAAAACGAAGTTTTTTTTCCTGTGGGAAGATATAGAGGATATTCAAGTGCTTCCTCCCACTCTTGCTTCGATGGGGAGTCCCACTGTCGTCATGACTCTCAGACCAGGTAGAGGAAAGGACGCGCAGATTGGCGCAAAAACACATGATGAGGAAGGCAGGCTTAAGTTCCATTTCCATTCTTTTGTGTCTTTCAATGTAGCACAAAA GACAATAATGGCTCTGTGGAAAGCAAAATCGTTGACGCCAGAGCAGAAAGTGCAAGCTGTTGAAGAGGAATCAGAGCAGAAACTTCAAAGTGAAGAGAGTGGTTCCTTCTTGGGTATTGATGACGTCAGATTCTCTGAGGTCTACTCTTTGACTCTCTCTGTTCCG GTAAGTTTCTTTATGGAGTTGTTTGGTGGGGGTGAATTAGATCGAAAGGCTATGGAGAGAGCGTGTTGCCAGAGCTATTCATGCAGTCCATGGGAGTCAGAGAAAGCTGATGTGTATGAGAGGCAGACATACTACAGAGATAAGAGGATATCACGTTACAGAGGAGAAGTAACAAGCACACAGCAAAAGTCCCTTGTGCCAGACAAGAATGGGTGGCTTGTGGAAGAGGTCATGACTCTCCATGGAGTTCCGTTGGGAGATTATTTCAATCTCCATCTTAGATACCAGATGGAAGAAGTGGCCTCAAAACCAAATTCGACATACGTGCGAGTATACTTTGGGATTGAGTGGCTAAAGAGCAGTAGACATCAGAAAAGAGTGACAAAGAACATCCTTGTAAACCTGCAGGATCGGCTGAAGATGGTATTTGGATTCTTGGAGAAGGAATATAGCAGCAGACAAGACAACAGCAGCAAGTAG